From Leptolyngbya sp. FACHB-261, the proteins below share one genomic window:
- a CDS encoding DNA-binding transcriptional regulator — translation MTLKVKRLNAEQPKIGKLVRELRQAMNLSQEKFADAIGMTFPSINRWENGHAIPSPLALQQIDTLLKQLGERGEALRTKYFPEGEPKS, via the coding sequence ATGACCCTTAAGGTAAAACGGCTAAATGCAGAACAACCCAAGATCGGCAAGCTTGTTCGAGAACTGAGGCAAGCGATGAACCTATCTCAGGAGAAGTTTGCCGATGCCATCGGAATGACTTTTCCTAGCATTAATCGTTGGGAGAATGGACACGCGATTCCCTCCCCTCTGGCACTTCAGCAGATTGACACCTTACTGAAGCAGTTGGGCGAGCGCGGTGAAGCCCTGCGCACCAAGTATTTTCCAGAAGGTGAGCCAAAATCATGA
- a CDS encoding PAS domain S-box protein — MTSAQPRAIARDFFVGGGEMAALMGSLDWSKTPLGLIETWSPSLRTALSICLNSRFPMVIWWGKELVLLYNDAWRPILGSKHPNSLGKPGQQVWAEIWDIIGAQLNSVLETGEATWSEDMLLLVDRFGYTEEAYFTYSYSPIFLETGAIGGAFTAVTETTQRVIGERQLRSLRELAAKTAEVKAVKETCRIACETLTSNPYDIPFALLYLIEDEGKHARLVGTTGIKAETSASPAQVDLTQDTDHWELSQVQKTAEAVLINDLTTRFGGLPGGTWQEPARSAIVLPIAQSGQKQQLAGFLVLGISPRREFDDKYRGFFDLVTSHVATAIADASAYEEERKRADALAELDRAKTVFFSNVSHEFRTPLTLMLGPLEDLLSQHLEFLTTNEREQLQTVHRNSLRLLKLVNTLLDFSRIEAGRSQAVYEPTDLGRFTEELASVFRSAIERAGMQLVVNCPPLAEPVYIDREMWEKIVLNLLSNAFKFTFEGEITVALHWAEAQVELVVKDTGTGISVDEIPHLFKRFHRVPGARGRIYEGSGIGLSLVQELVKLHGGEIKVTSVVGQGTCFTVSIATGTEHLPPERISATPTLASTPTGVASYLEEVLRWFPEGRSGELEVQSEALGPDPKNNSPRSLPSARILLADDNVDMRGYVKRLLSQQYQVEAVGDGAAALAAAQQQRPDLILTDVMMPQLDGFGLLRELRNQPSTRDIPIILLSARAGEEARIEGLTAGADDYLIKPFSARELLARVEASLKLASLRRETTQQEQALRLEAEVAQQSVETILSSINDGFLVLDHNWCYTYTNDRNCEIIGMPRSEVLGKNIWELFPDLVGTEAYVNFQQSMAEQTAVQFEYFYPTWNRWFENRVYPSPNALTVFVADITDRKQIEENLQQTNQTLRTLIEASPLAIVVIQPACIVQLWNPAAEQLFGWSEAEVLGLPIPIVPEEKREECQQVREAVAKGETFFGVETYRKKRDGSAVIVNISAAPLYGDDGSVNQILLIFQDITEQQQAQEIVRQQREQLQLFVQHVPVEVAMFDQDMRYLYVSNRWLTSYGFSGQNIIGRSHYDVFPNMPQQWKDVHQRCLAGAVEECSEAPFSHASGFDWIHWEIRPWYTSTNQIGGIIIFSEVITQRKQAEEALRRSEEQFRNMADNAPFMVWVTDPTGCCTYLSQSWYDFTGQTEESGLGFGWLDLTHPDDREHAERTFLAANERKEAFRLEYRLRRKDGEYIWAIDAASPWFGGDGQFKGYVGSVVDISERKCAEEALRYANERFEYAAAAVNCLIYDWDIEQDFVERTEGLTRILGYIFEEAEPTGAWWCERVHPEDLPRVQAEAAVVLATRDRYTAEYRVLNKDNQYIHVVDHGIVVSRAANGSPTRVIGSTVDVDDRKRAEAEREQLLAREQAAREQAERSNRIKDEFLAVLSHELRSPLNPILGWSKLLQDNKLDEAKTKYALKTIERNAKLQSELIEDLLDVSRILQGKLNLNVSSVNLASTIKAAIETVRLAAEAKSIKVEANFAPQEVQVLGDSTRLQQVMWNLLSNAVKFTPANGQVAVRLEQVSNEAQITVSDTGKGIHSDFLPHVFDYFQQEDGKTTRKFGGLGLGLAIVRHLVELHGGTVWAESQGEGLGATFTVRLPLMPIQLTGSRDYESSKLPLDLAGIQVLVVDDETDSREFVAFVLEQAGANVVTASSAGEAFAALTRLQPDILLSDIGMPEIDGYTLMQQVRALPLEQGGQLPAIALTAYAGDFNQQQAIASGFQMHIAKPVEPDELVRAVTNLIQGTG; from the coding sequence ATGACCTCAGCGCAACCAAGGGCGATCGCTAGAGACTTTTTTGTTGGGGGCGGCGAAATGGCGGCGTTGATGGGTTCGCTGGACTGGTCAAAAACTCCGTTGGGTCTAATTGAAACCTGGTCTCCCAGCCTACGAACTGCCCTCAGCATTTGCCTCAACTCCCGCTTTCCAATGGTGATTTGGTGGGGGAAGGAATTGGTGTTGCTTTACAACGATGCTTGGCGACCGATCCTGGGAAGCAAACACCCTAACTCATTGGGAAAGCCTGGTCAGCAGGTTTGGGCGGAGATCTGGGACATCATTGGTGCACAGCTTAACAGTGTCCTTGAGACAGGCGAAGCAACCTGGTCAGAGGATATGTTGCTGCTGGTGGACCGCTTTGGTTATACAGAAGAAGCATACTTCACCTATTCTTATAGCCCTATCTTCTTAGAAACAGGAGCGATAGGAGGCGCGTTTACGGCAGTTACTGAAACAACCCAGCGAGTCATTGGGGAGCGACAGCTCCGTAGCCTACGAGAACTGGCAGCAAAGACCGCAGAGGTAAAGGCAGTTAAAGAGACCTGTCGCATTGCCTGTGAAACGCTGACCAGTAATCCTTACGACATTCCCTTTGCACTTCTGTACTTGATTGAGGATGAAGGGAAACATGCCCGCCTGGTTGGAACCACGGGTATCAAAGCTGAAACATCCGCCAGTCCTGCACAGGTTGATTTAACTCAGGACACTGATCACTGGGAACTATCTCAAGTCCAGAAAACAGCCGAAGCGGTGTTGATCAACGACTTAACGACCCGATTCGGAGGGTTGCCGGGTGGCACTTGGCAGGAACCCGCCCGCAGCGCGATTGTTCTACCCATTGCTCAATCGGGGCAAAAACAACAGTTAGCCGGATTCCTGGTACTCGGCATTAGCCCTCGACGCGAATTTGATGATAAATATCGAGGCTTTTTTGACTTGGTGACCAGCCATGTGGCAACAGCGATTGCCGATGCCTCTGCTTATGAAGAGGAGCGAAAGCGAGCCGACGCTCTGGCAGAACTGGATCGTGCCAAAACAGTTTTCTTTAGCAATGTCAGCCATGAATTCCGCACCCCACTCACCTTAATGCTGGGGCCGTTAGAAGACTTGTTGAGCCAGCACTTAGAATTTCTGACAACTAATGAGCGAGAACAGCTACAAACGGTGCACCGCAATTCATTGCGTCTACTGAAGCTGGTTAATACCCTGCTTGATTTCTCTCGCATTGAAGCTGGGCGTAGCCAGGCAGTTTACGAGCCGACTGATTTAGGCAGATTTACTGAAGAGCTCGCCAGTGTATTTCGCTCTGCAATCGAGCGGGCAGGTATGCAGCTGGTGGTGAACTGTCCTCCCCTCGCAGAGCCTGTCTATATTGACCGGGAAATGTGGGAGAAGATCGTGTTGAATCTTCTCTCTAATGCCTTCAAATTTACCTTTGAGGGTGAAATCACCGTGGCATTACACTGGGCGGAAGCTCAGGTTGAACTAGTGGTAAAAGATACAGGCACGGGTATTTCAGTAGATGAGATTCCCCATCTATTTAAACGGTTTCACCGAGTACCTGGAGCACGCGGACGCATCTACGAGGGATCTGGTATTGGTCTATCCCTTGTACAGGAATTAGTCAAACTGCACGGCGGTGAGATTAAGGTTACGAGCGTTGTAGGCCAGGGCACCTGCTTTACCGTGTCTATTGCAACCGGAACTGAACATCTTCCGCCGGAGCGCATTAGTGCAACTCCAACCCTTGCTTCTACACCAACTGGCGTGGCTTCTTATCTTGAAGAAGTGCTGCGCTGGTTTCCAGAAGGTAGGAGTGGGGAATTGGAAGTGCAGAGTGAAGCACTAGGACCTGATCCCAAAAACAATTCTCCCCGTTCTTTGCCTTCTGCCCGTATTCTCTTGGCAGACGACAATGTTGACATGCGGGGCTATGTAAAACGTCTGTTGAGCCAACAGTATCAAGTAGAAGCAGTTGGAGATGGTGCTGCGGCTTTAGCAGCAGCTCAACAGCAACGCCCCGACCTCATTCTGACAGACGTGATGATGCCCCAACTGGACGGCTTTGGTTTGTTGCGTGAACTACGCAATCAGCCGTCAACCAGGGACATTCCTATTATTCTGCTTTCTGCTCGTGCAGGTGAGGAAGCTCGGATCGAAGGATTGACAGCTGGAGCCGACGATTATTTGATCAAACCCTTTTCTGCTCGTGAGTTGTTGGCAAGAGTGGAAGCAAGCTTGAAGCTTGCTTCCTTACGACGAGAAACAACCCAACAAGAGCAGGCGCTACGGCTAGAAGCAGAAGTTGCCCAACAGAGTGTAGAAACGATTCTGTCGAGCATTAATGATGGTTTCTTGGTCCTCGATCACAACTGGTGTTACACCTACACCAATGATCGCAACTGCGAAATTATCGGAATGCCACGCAGTGAGGTGCTAGGCAAGAATATTTGGGAGTTATTTCCTGATCTAGTTGGCACTGAAGCTTATGTGAATTTTCAGCAGTCAATGGCAGAACAAACCGCAGTTCAGTTTGAGTATTTCTATCCCACTTGGAATCGTTGGTTTGAGAATCGTGTCTACCCTTCTCCCAATGCACTAACGGTTTTTGTTGCTGATATCACGGATCGTAAGCAAATTGAAGAGAATCTCCAACAAACCAACCAAACTCTAAGAACGCTGATCGAAGCATCGCCTTTAGCGATCGTTGTCATCCAACCTGCCTGTATTGTGCAGCTCTGGAACCCTGCAGCTGAGCAGCTATTTGGCTGGAGTGAAGCGGAGGTTTTAGGTTTGCCCATCCCTATCGTTCCGGAAGAGAAACGAGAGGAGTGTCAACAGGTGCGGGAAGCGGTTGCCAAGGGAGAAACCTTTTTTGGCGTCGAAACCTACCGTAAAAAACGGGATGGCTCAGCTGTCATTGTCAATATTTCAGCAGCACCACTTTATGGTGACGACGGCAGCGTCAACCAAATCCTGCTCATTTTTCAGGACATCACAGAGCAGCAGCAGGCACAGGAAATTGTACGGCAGCAAAGAGAGCAGTTGCAGCTTTTTGTGCAGCATGTTCCAGTAGAAGTTGCCATGTTTGATCAAGATATGCGCTACCTCTACGTCAGCAATCGCTGGCTTACAAGTTATGGTTTCAGCGGGCAGAATATCATCGGTCGATCACACTACGATGTGTTCCCGAATATGCCGCAGCAATGGAAAGACGTTCATCAACGCTGTTTAGCAGGAGCGGTGGAGGAGTGCAGCGAAGCTCCATTCTCCCATGCCAGTGGATTTGACTGGATACATTGGGAGATTCGCCCCTGGTACACAAGCACCAACCAGATCGGTGGCATCATCATCTTTTCCGAGGTGATTACCCAGCGCAAACAGGCAGAAGAAGCCTTGCGCCGGAGTGAAGAGCAGTTCCGCAACATGGCAGATAATGCCCCCTTCATGGTCTGGGTGACAGATCCTACCGGCTGCTGCACCTACCTCAGCCAAAGCTGGTACGACTTTACAGGGCAGACCGAAGAATCAGGTCTAGGCTTTGGGTGGTTAGATCTCACCCATCCAGACGATCGTGAGCATGCTGAGCGTACATTCTTAGCAGCAAATGAGCGTAAGGAGGCTTTCCGTCTAGAGTATCGCTTACGGCGCAAAGACGGCGAGTACATTTGGGCAATCGATGCTGCTAGCCCCTGGTTTGGAGGAGATGGTCAATTCAAAGGCTATGTCGGTTCCGTTGTTGACATTAGCGAGCGCAAATGTGCAGAAGAGGCATTGCGTTATGCTAATGAACGCTTCGAGTATGCGGCAGCAGCTGTTAATTGCCTGATTTATGACTGGGATATTGAGCAGGATTTCGTTGAACGAACTGAAGGTTTAACTCGAATCCTGGGTTATATCTTCGAGGAAGCCGAACCCACTGGAGCTTGGTGGTGTGAGCGAGTGCATCCAGAGGATTTGCCGCGTGTGCAGGCTGAGGCAGCAGTCGTCTTAGCAACCAGAGATCGCTACACCGCCGAGTACCGAGTTCTCAATAAAGACAATCAGTATATCCATGTTGTGGACCACGGAATTGTCGTTTCGCGAGCTGCGAATGGCAGTCCCACTCGTGTCATTGGTAGCACGGTTGATGTCGATGATCGTAAACGAGCAGAAGCCGAACGCGAACAACTTCTTGCTCGTGAACAAGCTGCCCGTGAACAAGCTGAGAGGTCAAACCGCATCAAGGATGAGTTCTTAGCGGTGCTGTCGCATGAGTTGCGTTCGCCCCTGAATCCGATTCTCGGCTGGTCAAAGTTGCTCCAGGACAACAAGCTTGATGAGGCAAAAACAAAGTATGCCTTAAAAACCATTGAGCGAAATGCCAAGCTGCAATCTGAACTGATTGAAGACCTCCTGGATGTTTCTCGCATTCTGCAAGGGAAACTCAACCTGAACGTTAGCTCGGTTAATTTGGCATCGACCATCAAAGCCGCAATCGAAACGGTGCGTTTAGCAGCAGAGGCCAAGTCAATCAAGGTCGAGGCCAACTTTGCGCCGCAAGAAGTACAAGTTTTGGGAGATTCAACCCGCTTACAGCAAGTGATGTGGAATCTACTTTCCAATGCAGTTAAATTCACTCCAGCCAACGGGCAAGTTGCAGTGCGCTTAGAGCAAGTTAGCAACGAGGCTCAGATTACTGTTAGTGACACGGGTAAGGGCATTCACTCTGACTTCCTACCCCATGTGTTTGACTACTTTCAGCAGGAAGATGGGAAGACCACGCGCAAGTTTGGCGGCTTGGGATTAGGACTGGCAATCGTGCGTCACTTGGTCGAATTGCATGGGGGTACAGTTTGGGCAGAGAGCCAAGGGGAAGGGTTGGGAGCGACCTTTACCGTCAGACTGCCACTCATGCCCATTCAGTTAACCGGAAGCCGAGACTACGAATCATCCAAATTACCCCTTGATTTGGCCGGTATTCAAGTTTTAGTGGTGGATGATGAAACGGATTCACGAGAGTTCGTTGCTTTTGTATTGGAGCAGGCTGGGGCAAATGTGGTTACAGCCAGTTCGGCAGGGGAAGCATTTGCAGCATTAACTCGGTTGCAACCAGACATCCTATTAAGCGACATTGGCATGCCGGAAATAGATGGTTACACACTGATGCAGCAGGTCAGAGCCTTGCCATTAGAACAGGGAGGGCAACTCCCAGCGATCGCTCTGACTGCCTACGCGGGAGATTTTAATCAGCAGCAAGCGATTGCATCAGGGTTTCAGATGCATATTGCCAAGCCTGTGGAACCAGACGAACTGGTTAGGGCAGTCACTAATCTGATTCAGGGTACTGGGTAA
- a CDS encoding transposase family protein, protein MSVNERQGAGCKHTLADANGKLFFSLFYLKGYLTFNLAGFFLGVNRSQCHRWQHQLLPILEQALGQELVLPQRKIRSVAEFVQLLPEVKDRRWMAQNALSSTPSIKTDNRSTIQATRSDTRRRTW, encoded by the coding sequence ATCAGCGTCAACGAGCGCCAGGGGGCAGGATGCAAGCACACCCTCGCTGACGCCAATGGCAAACTCTTCTTCAGCTTGTTCTACCTCAAGGGCTATCTCACCTTCAACTTGGCTGGCTTTTTCTTAGGCGTCAACCGTTCTCAATGCCATCGCTGGCAGCATCAACTGCTGCCCATCCTCGAACAAGCCTTAGGCCAAGAACTGGTACTGCCTCAGCGTAAGATTAGGAGCGTTGCGGAGTTCGTGCAGCTGCTCCCAGAAGTCAAAGATAGGCGGTGGATGGCACAGAATGCCCTATCCAGCACCCCAAGCATCAAGACCGACAACAGGTCAACTATTCAGGCAACAAGAAGTGATACACGAAGAAGAACCTGGTGA
- a CDS encoding carboxypeptidase-like regulatory domain-containing protein, translated as MSFTGAIKGRVRNANDVPMEDVNIVIVAGPNHPDIAAVTGWDGIFVFSGLQPGNYVIRAYSSNRISDDIPVRIVAWKTAFVDIWLETDIVDEEANVVDEI; from the coding sequence ATGAGTTTTACAGGAGCTATCAAAGGACGGGTTAGGAATGCTAATGATGTTCCGATGGAAGATGTCAACATCGTGATTGTGGCTGGTCCAAACCACCCAGATATTGCTGCAGTTACGGGGTGGGATGGGATCTTTGTTTTCAGCGGGCTTCAACCAGGCAACTACGTGATTAGAGCTTATTCCAGTAATAGGATAAGCGATGACATCCCGGTTCGCATTGTTGCTTGGAAGACTGCTTTTGTTGACATCTGGTTGGAAACAGATATCGTTGACGAAGAGGCTAATGTGGTCGATGAGATATAA
- a CDS encoding IS1 family transposase, giving the protein MARQVQLTPKKRKLILQCDELWSFVDNQGNQQWVWLAFDVHTRKIVGVCIGTGDERAARQL; this is encoded by the coding sequence GTGGCTCGCCAAGTTCAGCTCACCCCCAAAAAAAGGAAACTAATACTGCAATGTGACGAGTTGTGGTCGTTCGTGGACAACCAGGGCAATCAACAATGGGTCTGGTTAGCTTTCGACGTGCACACCCGCAAGATCGTTGGGGTTTGTATTGGCACAGGCGATGAAAGGGCGGCCCGTCAGTTGTGA
- a CDS encoding S-layer family protein yields MNQWYLSAWFLTGSTLSALLCAQSIAAQVVPDSTLSARERSQVSGNPNFQIDGGARRGGNLFHSFQQFSVSTGGSAYFNNAADVQNIFSRVTGRAISNIDGLIRANGTANLFLLNPNGILFGPNASLNIGGSFMASTANSINFADNFQYSATNPQSVPLLTISVPIGLQFGQNSKGIRVVGEGHSLTAQDPVFAPLIRGTTQGLQVPSGKTLALVGGDVALEGGTLMAEGGRIELGSVEQGYVSLSSAPFGWILDYRNVPSFKDIQLFQGSLVDASGMPPGSIFLQGNYISLRDGSVILLQNQSSQSGGEIRVNASESLEVSGTTPNARITSNLISQTLGNGNGGGITISAERVAVRDGGQIMANTFSSGNGGDLTLDASQSVRLIGVSPVNPLATSNIAAVTYNSGNAGNVTVSTRQLTILNGGVFVSTSFGPSGTGNSGNVTVNASEIVEVSGVEPIFRQPSILSAGAGNAGAGASLTINTSRLVVRSGGSVNTATLADGRAGNLIVNASSVEVSGQVRGSLNRLSSIGSFARLTDVILQQLFGLPPVPTGGSGDVTINTGRLSVTDGAVIDVRNDGPGNGGTLRVNVNSIVLESQGSITAETISGEGGNINLNVRDLLLLRNNSQITASASGSGNGGNITINTSSLVAIPNENSDIRANSVNARGGNVITSVAGMFGIQFRSQGTALSDITATGANSALNGTVQLNVEATNPTSGLVELPTAVVDVSRLVAQGCPANQGNSFTITGRGGLPPTPEQQLDDNAEWQDRRRLTVAQQTNPAREVRSQRLDGSTQTLHPASDRPITEATGWQVSPTGGCYYP; encoded by the coding sequence ATGAACCAGTGGTATTTGAGCGCATGGTTTTTGACTGGTAGCACCCTGAGTGCGTTGCTTTGCGCTCAATCAATCGCTGCACAAGTCGTGCCTGATAGCACGCTGTCTGCGAGAGAGCGATCACAGGTTTCAGGCAATCCCAATTTTCAGATTGATGGTGGGGCAAGGCGGGGGGGCAATCTGTTCCATAGCTTTCAGCAGTTTTCTGTTTCTACTGGCGGCTCTGCCTACTTCAACAATGCAGCCGATGTGCAAAACATTTTCAGCCGCGTCACAGGTAGAGCAATCTCAAATATTGACGGTTTGATTCGGGCAAATGGCACTGCCAATCTGTTTTTGCTCAACCCGAATGGCATTCTGTTTGGTCCCAATGCGTCGCTCAACATTGGCGGTTCCTTTATGGCCAGTACCGCTAACAGCATCAATTTTGCTGATAATTTTCAGTACAGCGCCACCAATCCCCAATCTGTACCACTCTTAACCATCAGTGTTCCTATTGGTTTGCAATTTGGACAGAATTCCAAAGGAATTCGTGTTGTTGGCGAGGGTCACAGTTTAACTGCTCAAGATCCAGTCTTCGCACCCCTGATCAGGGGCACAACACAGGGTCTACAGGTACCTTCTGGTAAGACGCTAGCCTTAGTTGGAGGTGATGTTGCCTTAGAAGGCGGTACTCTAATGGCAGAGGGCGGAAGGATTGAGTTAGGTAGCGTTGAGCAAGGTTACGTTAGCCTCAGTTCGGCGCCCTTCGGTTGGATTCTAGACTACAGGAATGTACCCTCTTTCAAGGATATTCAGCTATTCCAAGGGTCCTTAGTTGATGCTAGTGGCATGCCTCCTGGATCTATTTTCTTGCAAGGCAATTACATCTCATTACGGGATGGCTCAGTCATTTTGCTTCAAAATCAGAGCAGCCAATCAGGGGGAGAGATTCGTGTGAATGCATCAGAATCTCTGGAAGTGAGTGGAACTACTCCAAATGCAAGGATTACTAGCAACTTGATTAGCCAAACTTTGGGAAATGGTAACGGAGGGGGCATTACCATTTCAGCTGAAAGGGTGGCTGTCCGGGATGGAGGACAGATAATGGCTAACACTTTCAGTTCCGGGAATGGAGGGGATTTGACTTTAGATGCTTCTCAATCCGTTCGATTAATTGGAGTTTCACCCGTCAATCCTCTTGCTACCAGCAATATCGCAGCTGTCACTTATAATTCTGGAAATGCCGGAAACGTTACAGTGTCAACGAGACAGTTGACCATTCTGAATGGAGGAGTCTTCGTGTCCACAAGCTTTGGACCCTCTGGAACCGGCAACTCAGGAAATGTGACGGTAAACGCTTCTGAAATTGTAGAAGTAAGCGGAGTCGAACCAATCTTTCGTCAGCCCAGCATTTTGAGTGCTGGCGCTGGGAACGCTGGTGCCGGTGCTAGCTTGACAATCAACACGTCTAGATTAGTAGTGAGGAGTGGAGGAAGCGTTAATACTGCGACCTTAGCAGACGGTAGGGCTGGAAATTTGATTGTGAATGCCTCTTCCGTGGAAGTAAGCGGTCAAGTACGCGGTTCATTGAATAGACTTAGTTCTATAGGCTCCTTTGCCAGGCTTACAGATGTAATCCTTCAGCAGTTGTTTGGACTACCTCCAGTTCCAACTGGAGGCTCTGGAGACGTGACGATTAACACTGGAAGGTTGAGTGTTACAGATGGTGCTGTAATTGATGTGCGGAACGATGGACCGGGCAATGGCGGGACACTGAGGGTTAATGTGAACTCTATTGTTCTAGAAAGTCAAGGGAGCATCACTGCAGAAACCATCTCTGGTGAAGGTGGCAACATCAACCTCAACGTTCGAGATCTTTTGCTCCTGCGAAACAACAGTCAAATCACTGCCTCGGCTAGTGGCAGTGGAAATGGTGGCAACATCACGATTAATACGTCCTCACTTGTCGCCATTCCTAACGAAAATAGTGACATTCGTGCCAATTCTGTGAACGCTCGTGGCGGCAATGTCATTACTAGTGTGGCTGGCATGTTTGGCATTCAGTTTCGCTCCCAAGGCACTGCTTTGAGCGACATCACCGCTACAGGAGCTAACTCAGCCTTAAATGGCACTGTCCAACTCAACGTCGAAGCAACTAACCCCACTTCTGGCTTAGTCGAACTGCCCACGGCTGTGGTTGATGTATCTCGCCTGGTTGCGCAGGGCTGTCCTGCCAACCAGGGCAACTCTTTCACCATCACGGGTCGAGGTGGCTTACCTCCCACCCCTGAGCAACAGTTAGACGATAATGCCGAGTGGCAAGACCGGCGCAGGCTAACTGTTGCTCAACAGACCAATCCGGCTAGAGAAGTCAGAAGCCAAAGGTTGGATGGCAGCACTCAGACCCTACACCCAGCTAGTGACAGGCCCATCACCGAAGCAACGGGCTGGCAGGTGAGTCCGACTGGTGGTTGCTACTACCCCTGA
- a CDS encoding ATP-binding protein, translated as MDRQRVVQMLLNYLSNAVKFSPKRSTITLSSRRASLQELEVQAIPETMVKQTPYFLVLSVSDTGIGIPTEKHHLLFQTFQQVNGEISRVYGGTGLGLALTRSLAELHGGGVLFTSVPGRGSTFLVWLPLKTEFSNEQGGKFDLNPQ; from the coding sequence ATGGACCGACAGCGTGTGGTACAGATGTTATTAAATTATCTGTCCAACGCGGTGAAATTTTCGCCTAAGAGGAGCACCATTACACTAAGTTCACGACGAGCGTCACTGCAAGAATTGGAAGTTCAGGCAATTCCTGAAACAATGGTCAAGCAAACTCCCTACTTCCTAGTGCTATCAGTTAGTGATACAGGTATTGGCATCCCTACTGAAAAACACCATTTGCTATTTCAAACCTTTCAGCAAGTTAATGGAGAAATAAGCCGCGTGTATGGTGGTACCGGCTTGGGATTGGCTTTAACCCGGTCATTAGCGGAGCTGCATGGAGGGGGTGTCTTGTTCACTTCAGTGCCGGGTCGAGGCAGTACATTCTTAGTTTGGTTGCCTCTGAAAACTGAGTTTTCTAACGAACAAGGAGGAAAGTTCGACCTCAATCCTCAATAG
- a CDS encoding serine protease encodes MATKFRVAQLDDESNFMQSSLGNGFTNQSSEVRTGNDSSPNDEVADEVIDEVIGSGLAEAEPLGAGEELSETELDDHKSVSNPPVSRAPGTKGKGGEVDETDDTESQYELVEGWDESQLIETIEEGEPLIEAFYADTEAEEFFPAFGAALVPLAKAVLPALAAAVVKQGAGSLNPRLRKLLAQFSKLGIKPMKRMKRQESDIESDDLVELDETALTVLEQQLEALEVVIGRDDRIRIPNTKAAPWNKICHLKIQSATGSSLLGTGFFIGPRTIVTAGHCVFIHNQGGWARQITVTPGRNGTEAPFKSYTATSFSSVRGWTEKKSRNHDYGVIQLPKNAAVPVEIGAFGFANYPNKILLNKRLNLAGYPGDKPAGTLWFHGSKAKAVRTRVIEYLTDTVGGQSGSPVWIRGQGTNGQRIAVGIHTNGARTGNSATRITKPVFDNLKRWRAEGSKP; translated from the coding sequence GTGGCTACTAAATTTAGAGTCGCCCAACTGGACGATGAATCTAATTTCATGCAGTCCTCATTAGGTAATGGCTTTACGAATCAATCCTCTGAAGTTCGAACTGGTAACGATTCGAGTCCTAACGATGAAGTTGCCGATGAGGTTATCGATGAGGTTATCGGCAGTGGTCTTGCTGAAGCGGAGCCTCTTGGTGCTGGTGAGGAGTTAAGTGAGACAGAATTAGACGATCACAAATCTGTCAGTAATCCCCCCGTCTCCCGTGCCCCTGGTACCAAAGGCAAAGGTGGGGAAGTAGATGAAACTGACGATACCGAGTCCCAGTATGAGTTAGTAGAAGGTTGGGACGAAAGCCAACTCATTGAGACGATAGAGGAAGGCGAACCTCTGATTGAAGCCTTCTATGCTGATACGGAAGCTGAGGAATTCTTTCCAGCTTTTGGGGCAGCTTTAGTGCCGTTGGCGAAGGCCGTTCTGCCAGCCTTGGCAGCTGCTGTAGTCAAACAGGGGGCTGGCAGTCTCAACCCTAGGCTTCGGAAGCTCCTAGCGCAATTCAGCAAATTGGGCATTAAACCCATGAAGCGGATGAAGCGTCAGGAGTCCGACATTGAGTCGGATGACTTAGTAGAACTCGATGAAACTGCACTCACCGTGCTTGAACAGCAACTAGAAGCGCTGGAGGTTGTAATTGGTCGGGACGATCGAATTCGCATCCCCAACACTAAGGCAGCTCCGTGGAACAAAATCTGCCATTTGAAGATTCAAAGCGCTACTGGCAGCTCCTTGCTCGGCACAGGCTTCTTTATTGGTCCGCGCACCATCGTAACGGCTGGGCACTGTGTCTTTATTCACAATCAGGGTGGCTGGGCACGTCAGATCACCGTTACGCCGGGGCGTAATGGCACAGAAGCACCTTTTAAGTCGTACACAGCGACATCCTTCAGCTCCGTGAGAGGTTGGACGGAGAAGAAATCGAGGAACCATGACTACGGAGTGATTCAGCTGCCGAAAAACGCAGCGGTTCCTGTGGAAATCGGTGCTTTCGGCTTTGCCAACTACCCCAACAAAATCTTGCTGAACAAGCGGCTCAACCTGGCAGGGTACCCCGGGGACAAACCGGCTGGGACCCTGTGGTTCCACGGCAGTAAAGCCAAAGCAGTTCGCACTCGCGTGATCGAGTATCTCACCGACACCGTGGGAGGGCAGAGCGGCTCGCCTGTCTGGATTCGGGGTCAGGGAACGAATGGCCAACGGATCGCTGTCGGTATCCACACGAACGGGGCACGGACTGGCAACTCGGCCACTCGGATCACGAAGCCAGTGTTCGATAATCTCAAGCGCTGGCGCGCGGAGGGTAGTAAGCCCTAA